From Candidatus Methylomirabilota bacterium:
CACCCCGCGCACCAATGGCAAAGCGGAGCGGTTCATTCAAACCCTGCTGCGCGAGTGGGCCTACCGCCGCCCCTATCCCAGCTCGCGACAGCGGACCGACGCCTTGCCCGCCTGGCTCCACTACTACAACTGGGCGCGCGGGCAC
This genomic window contains:
- a CDS encoding integrase core domain-containing protein; this encodes TPRTNGKAERFIQTLLREWAYRRPYPSSRQRTDALPAWLHYYNWARGHGAHQGRPPISRLVAPDNLVAVHS